Sequence from the Bacillus thuringiensis genome:
TTTTTTATACTCAAACAGATAGGAATGTGATATTAATGGATGATCTGTTGAATATAGTTAATGAATATATAAAAAATAACCAAAATAATGTAATTGATAGTTTGGATAAAGATGAAAATTCAATTCAAAAAGATAATGAAAGAAATTATTGTGAAATTCATATAAAGCCTACTAATAATCATAAATCAATAACAAATAAAGAAGAATCGGTTCAAATTGAAGAAAAAGCAAGGGAAATAAAAGGAATTGTCAATCTTCTAAATCATGGAACTTCTATAGATGAGGTAGAAAAAAGATATAAATTAGATAAACATTATATTAAGAATTTATTGGCAGAGCAGGGTTATTACTATATTCCTTTTTTGTATACTTGGCTAGATAAGACTGAAGAAAAAGTTATAAAAGAAGTTGTATCTAAAATTAATAATGGTGTTCATATTTACGACATAATTAAAGAATACGTAGAATACAGAAAGAATCGGGCATTAGCATCGGGGGAGCTTTTAGCAGCTTTATATAAGGCAGGATATAAATACAACTCTAAAACAAAATATTGGGAGCGCGTTAAATTAGAGGAAGAAAGAACTAAAAATAGCGATCTTTCTATAAAGGGTGAAATAAGTATTCTAACCACCGATGTGAAGAAGATGGTTAATTATTTGAATAATGAATTTTCTTTAGATGGATTAGCAAAGTATTTATGCATAGAAAAATCTATTATATTAGATGCTTTGTATAGAGATGGTTATAATTATATCCCATTTTTATATACATGGGAGAGAAATACACAAAATGAAGTTTTGCAGCAAATAGTAAGCGAATTAAATAATGGAAATGTTATATATCAAATTACAGGAACTTACACAAAAAATGAAAAGAAAAGAGCTGAAATTTCAGAGGGCTTAAAAGAGGTATTAGAAAAAGAAGGGTATTACTTTAATAATATTACTAACCTATGGAAAAGGAATAAGGATAGTGAAAAACTCATCGAAAATAATAACGGGATTCAAATTGAGAGTATAGTTCAATTATTGAATAATAATATACCGCTCAAAATAGTCGCTAAAGAACACGATACCGATATAATAAACTTAAGGATTTTATTAAGACATAAAGGCTATAGATATGATACATCTATACAAAAATGGGTAAATAATACCTTGGATAAACATTCCAATAAGGAGGGTGTTTTCGAGGAAAACCGAAATGAGGAATTGTCTCAAGAGAATGCTGAGAGTGTAAAGGAAGTTAAGAATAGGATTGTTCTATCTATCGAAGAACAAAAAATTTTAAAACAAATTATTGATTATTGGAATTCACAAACGAAGATTTCTAGTATCCAAGAGGATGAACAAAAAATAGAATATCAATTATCTCAAAATAGTATAGATAAGGTGAATCTACTTTCAAATACATTAAATATAAAACCGTCTCAAATCATAGAGAGCGCTATTGATCAGTATGTAGAAAAACTAATTAACAATTTTAATAAATTAAAGAAATAGATAAGCAGAAAGTGGAGTATACAATGTAGAACGAAGTTAGAAGATAAAGATTGTATTGAATTTGATGAATTGGAGAAATCAAAAGTGTATTGGTATGCCTGTTTGACTACAGTTTTAACAACTAAATTTAACTCTCGGGGAGGTGTTTCTGAAAGTTATGGAGAGATATTAGGACTAAGTACATATGATTTAGACGGAGATATTGAAGAGGGAATATTATGGTATCGCTGTAAACGTGTTTTAGAAGATGATAAACTTGAAGAATTAGATGAGCATGATGAAATAGGTGAATATTTATTACAGTCCAAAGGCGGTTCGGAGTAAAAAAGCAAGCAATTCGAAAATTGCTTGCTTTTTATAGTGTATTGAAGATTTCTAGTTCAGCTAATGAAATTGTAGAAGAAAGTGAAAATCTAATAGTTGATCGAATGTTCTCCATTGATAATCCTACTGCCTGCAAAACATGGCTAGGCTTACTTGAACTACAAGCAGAGCCAGTAGAAACGGCAGCTACTGGAGCGAGAGTTCTTACAAGAGTCTCATTATTTATGCCTTTGAATACAACACTCAAAATTCCTGGTATTTTATTTTCTATATCATTATTGAATTGAATGTGATTCTGAAACTTACTTTTAAGGATATCTGTTAATCTGTGTTCTAATTCTTCTAATCTGTCTATATTTTTTTCTAAATTAATATATGCAATTTCAGCAGCTTTTCCCATTCCGACAATATTGTGGACGGCTAATGTTCCACTGCGAATATCACGTTCTTGCCCTCCGCCGTGAAGTAACGGTGTAATTTGGATTGGTAACCTTAATTCATCTTTACGAATAACAGTTACCCCAACACCTTTTGGGCCATGAAACTTATGAGAAGAGCAGGATAGAAAGTTTATACCGTCTATGTCTGAAAGAGAGAACTGTACTTTTCCAACTACCTGTGTAGCATCTGTATGGAAGAATACTTCATTCTCTTTGCAGATTTTTGCGATCTCGTTGATTTGGTTTAGAGAACCAAGTTCGTTGTTGCCCCACATAATTGAAACGAGAAGAGTTTTTTCTTGTTGAATAGCTTTAGTTAGTTCTTCCAAATTGATTCTGCCATATTGATCTACATCAAGATATGTGACCGTATAGCCATTCGCTTCTAAAAATTTACAAGTTTCTATGATAGAAGGATGTTCTACTTTAGAAGTAATAATGTGATTGCCTTTATCTTTATGATAATGAGCGATGCCTTTCAAAATAAAGTTATTACTTTCTGTAGCACCACTAGTAAAGATTACTTCATCAGTTTCACAGCCTAATAATTGAGCTACATGTTTTCTTGCTGTTTCAACAGCGTCTTTAGCATTTTGGGCTAATCCGTAATATTTACTTGAAGGATTTCCGAATTCTTCAAGTAAATATGGCAACATTACTTCTTTAACTTCAGGTAATAATTGTGTTGTTGCACTATTATCAAGATAAAGCATAGAGATCACTCCTTACCGTATTTTAGCAAGTTCATTGTGAATTTCTCGTTGTTCCCAGCATGTTTATATTCGCTGTCTAATAAGTTAATTCCGCGTTCTAAGTGAGCATTGAATAGGGTAGGAAAGTATTCATTATCAGATACTTCACGTCCCGCATGCTGAGTGATTAAGCATTTATAAATAAAATCATATTCTCCAGTTAATGTGTGGCGATTGATTTCTAATCCGCCGGCTTCTTTATCTGTTAAAATCTCAGGAAAAGTTGGATCAGTTAAAGATAATCCAACTGCTAAACGAGCTAAAATGTTTGGTGTTAAATTAGTAGGAGCTTGTAATTCTTTTAGTTTATCTGATACTCTTTTAGAAATCTTTAAACGGTAGTTCATTTTGCTTGCTCCTTATTAAAGTTGAAATATTGATCTGTAACATTCACTTTTCGTAGTTCTGTATCAAATTCTAATAAGTATCCATGGGATACAAAGTTTTTCAGTAAATTATAGTGTTTTTCATCAACTTCAGAGTTAGTTGACAAGATTAAGACTTGCTCACCACATGCAGGGATGAAATCTACTAAAATATTATGTTTATGTGTTTGATCAA
This genomic interval carries:
- the dndE gene encoding DNA sulfur modification protein DndE codes for the protein MNYRLKISKRVSDKLKELQAPTNLTPNILARLAVGLSLTDPTFPEILTDKEAGGLEINRHTLTGEYDFIYKCLITQHAGREVSDNEYFPTLFNAHLERGINLLDSEYKHAGNNEKFTMNLLKYGKE
- the dndA gene encoding cysteine desulfurase DndA codes for the protein MLYLDNSATTQLLPEVKEVMLPYLLEEFGNPSSKYYGLAQNAKDAVETARKHVAQLLGCETDEVIFTSGATESNNFILKGIAHYHKDKGNHIITSKVEHPSIIETCKFLEANGYTVTYLDVDQYGRINLEELTKAIQQEKTLLVSIMWGNNELGSLNQINEIAKICKENEVFFHTDATQVVGKVQFSLSDIDGINFLSCSSHKFHGPKGVGVTVIRKDELRLPIQITPLLHGGGQERDIRSGTLAVHNIVGMGKAAEIAYINLEKNIDRLEELEHRLTDILKSKFQNHIQFNNDIENKIPGILSVVFKGINNETLVRTLAPVAAVSTGSACSSSKPSHVLQAVGLSMENIRSTIRFSLSSTISLAELEIFNTL